In Flavobacterium sp. N3904, one DNA window encodes the following:
- a CDS encoding DUF134 domain-containing protein, producing the protein MPRPKLNRTIVNPPIMEGFRPFGIAMTDLEPVILLYEEYESIRLSDYEGLTQEKSAEQMNVSRPTFTRIYEKARRAIAKAFVEGKAIFIEGGNYHTDEYWYKCENCLKLNINKEETDFCSYCQSSLLRKLNKKIEPNGNK; encoded by the coding sequence ATGCCACGACCGAAGCTAAATAGAACCATTGTAAATCCACCAATAATGGAAGGTTTTAGGCCTTTTGGAATCGCTATGACGGATTTAGAACCTGTTATTTTGTTGTACGAAGAATACGAGTCAATACGACTTTCAGATTACGAGGGATTAACGCAAGAAAAATCCGCCGAACAAATGAACGTTTCAAGACCAACATTTACCCGAATATATGAAAAAGCAAGGAGAGCAATTGCCAAAGCTTTTGTTGAAGGTAAAGCGATTTTTATTGAAGGGGGAAATTACCACACAGACGAATACTGGTACAAGTGCGAAAATTGCTTAAAATTGAACATTAATAAAGAGGAAACTGATTTCTGCAGTTACTGTCAATCTAGTCTTTTACGAAAATTAAATAAAAAAATTGAACCTAATGGAAACAAATGA
- a CDS encoding Gfo/Idh/MocA family protein, which yields MRKLRIGIVGTGYVTDCHYKAFKQNRNAVISGMCHTYNLSHPKYREKQESLKKKCKGFDIKAYNDFNELVSDPSIDAIIISSTNSLHFEHIVAAINNGKHVLADMPVVTDIKQLAAIEKLSEEKGISIFPAHNFVYNEAMKKVKALIEDGRIGQIIHASFLSSHSISNNHLLGWNPNSELSKGEAMFDSGHHLIYQCLYLLGKPVKISSFKSKTILKSMDCEDTMQLSMQFVNGAMAVLMQSWSKDHSKMINGIRILGTYGSIVLTDALYFNDKKIMKMNDYMESFVRLSKAFSDNILKKVPPLSDLNAVHEILEITSNLYKTAEIESLRII from the coding sequence ATGAGGAAATTACGAATAGGAATAGTAGGAACTGGATATGTAACTGATTGTCATTATAAAGCCTTTAAGCAAAACAGAAATGCAGTTATTTCAGGGATGTGCCATACTTATAATCTTAGTCATCCCAAATATCGCGAGAAACAAGAGTCGTTAAAGAAAAAATGTAAGGGATTTGATATCAAAGCTTACAATGATTTTAACGAGCTGGTTTCAGACCCAAGTATTGATGCTATAATTATAAGCAGTACCAATTCACTTCATTTTGAACATATTGTAGCTGCCATCAATAATGGTAAACATGTGCTAGCTGATATGCCTGTTGTTACAGATATTAAACAACTTGCAGCTATTGAAAAGCTAAGTGAGGAGAAAGGGATTTCTATTTTTCCTGCACACAATTTTGTTTATAATGAAGCGATGAAAAAAGTGAAAGCGCTAATCGAGGATGGGAGAATTGGCCAGATAATACATGCTTCATTTCTTTCTTCACATTCAATTTCTAATAATCATCTTTTAGGATGGAACCCAAATAGTGAATTAAGCAAAGGGGAAGCAATGTTTGACAGTGGACATCATTTAATTTATCAATGTCTGTATCTATTAGGTAAACCAGTTAAAATATCAAGCTTTAAATCAAAGACTATCTTAAAAAGTATGGATTGCGAAGATACAATGCAACTGAGTATGCAGTTTGTTAATGGGGCAATGGCAGTACTGATGCAATCGTGGTCAAAAGATCATTCAAAGATGATAAATGGTATTCGAATTTTAGGCACATATGGAAGCATCGTTTTAACGGATGCTCTGTATTTTAACGATAAAAAAATAATGAAAATGAATGATTATATGGAATCTTTTGTGCGGCTATCAAAAGCTTTTTCAGATAATATTTTGAAAAAAGTGCCGCCACTTTCTGATTTAAATGCTGTTCACGAAATTTTAGAAATCACGTCAAACTTATACAAAACTGCCGAAATTGAATCACTAAGAATAATATAA
- a CDS encoding glycoside hydrolase family 5 protein has product MKHKIFITASLIFTLFLNAQIQHSILLNKEVNQYLKAEWNIGLNATFEDPFNMNEITLDMLLTTPSGKKIVLPCYFESGSSGKESLWKARFTPRERGAYSYQFELKKDLKIVFTTTPLVFSAKPSKALGFLSTNNLWSFQYDTGQIFRGIGMNICWESRDLDDSRYFKQLHEDKRFNYEYMIKKLAANGGNFFRTWMIYWNLPVDWKKVQNNSRYQNSESHFNESGLKRMDELVELCDSLGIHFMLALESHVGLMGSGWETSNYNIKNGGFAKTPSEFFSLPAARAQYKNKLRIMVARYGYSPSIACWEFFNEVDNAMYNGGSDEQISPEIVTDWHNEMSTFLKTIDPYNHIITTSISHRDIPGLNDLKNIDVNQRHIYKNATGIPSTLITYTKNHNKPYIIGESGYEWDWSKNFNEFAPEMDNDFRRSLWLGLFSPTPVLPMSWWWEFFENRGMISYFEIVKKVNDQMISDGNGKFETVEVKPLQKGMEIYAVRCGETTYVYVYNSSSAAIPIQFQNIDTNKVKGKLQLLDTGLKVYRTEQYSLSPEKVFSLDKINIAPKQELILKIK; this is encoded by the coding sequence ATGAAACATAAAATATTTATTACGGCATCTTTAATTTTTACACTATTTCTGAATGCTCAAATACAACATTCGATATTGCTAAATAAGGAAGTAAATCAATATCTAAAAGCCGAATGGAACATCGGCTTAAATGCAACTTTTGAGGATCCATTTAATATGAATGAAATTACCCTTGATATGTTGCTCACCACGCCCTCTGGTAAAAAAATAGTTTTGCCATGTTATTTTGAATCTGGTAGCAGTGGGAAGGAATCACTTTGGAAAGCACGTTTTACACCACGAGAAAGAGGAGCCTACAGTTATCAATTCGAACTCAAGAAAGATTTAAAAATTGTTTTTACAACAACTCCTCTGGTTTTTAGTGCAAAACCATCCAAAGCTCTTGGATTTCTGAGTACAAATAATTTATGGTCTTTTCAATACGATACTGGTCAAATATTTAGAGGCATTGGTATGAATATTTGTTGGGAATCGCGTGATTTGGATGATTCCCGTTACTTCAAGCAATTACACGAGGATAAGCGCTTTAATTATGAATATATGATTAAGAAATTAGCAGCCAATGGAGGTAATTTCTTTAGAACTTGGATGATTTACTGGAATTTGCCTGTCGATTGGAAAAAAGTGCAAAATAACAGCCGCTATCAAAATAGCGAGTCCCATTTTAATGAAAGTGGCTTAAAAAGAATGGATGAGTTGGTAGAGCTCTGCGATTCGTTGGGAATACATTTTATGTTAGCACTAGAAAGCCATGTAGGTTTAATGGGTTCGGGCTGGGAAACAAGTAATTATAACATCAAAAACGGAGGATTTGCCAAAACGCCTTCTGAATTCTTTTCTTTGCCTGCTGCAAGAGCACAATACAAAAACAAATTGAGGATAATGGTCGCTCGATACGGTTACAGCCCATCGATTGCATGTTGGGAATTTTTTAATGAGGTTGATAATGCCATGTATAATGGTGGGTCTGATGAACAGATATCTCCAGAAATCGTTACAGATTGGCACAACGAAATGAGTACTTTTCTTAAAACGATAGATCCTTATAATCATATTATAACTACCAGTATTTCTCATCGAGATATTCCAGGCTTGAATGATTTAAAAAATATTGATGTCAATCAACGGCATATTTATAAAAATGCCACGGGTATTCCTTCAACTTTAATTACGTATACCAAAAACCATAACAAGCCTTATATTATTGGGGAATCAGGTTATGAATGGGACTGGAGTAAAAATTTTAATGAATTTGCCCCAGAGATGGATAATGATTTCCGTCGTTCTTTATGGCTTGGATTATTTAGTCCAACACCAGTTTTACCGATGAGCTGGTGGTGGGAATTTTTTGAGAACCGTGGCATGATCTCCTATTTTGAAATTGTAAAAAAAGTGAATGATCAAATGATTTCAGATGGAAATGGGAAATTCGAAACTGTTGAGGTTAAACCATTACAGAAGGGTATGGAAATTTACGCTGTTCGTTGTGGAGAAACAACTTATGTGTATGTTTATAATTCCTCTTCTGCAGCAATTCCTATTCAATTTCAGAATATTGACACCAATAAAGTAAAGGGTAAGCTGCAACTTCTTGATACTGGTTTAAAAGTTTATCGTACGGAACAATATAGTTTGTCTCCCGAAAAAGTTTTTAGCTTAGACAAAATAAATATTGCTCCAAAACAAGAATTAATACTAAAAATCAAATGA
- a CDS encoding NifB/NifX family molybdenum-iron cluster-binding protein yields the protein MIKLAVPTSGNVVDNHFGHCDAYTVFTVNANKKIEQTEMLPSPKGCGCKSNIGAILEEKGISVMLAGNMGVGALNVLKNHGIEVYRGCSGDVLQLVESFLEGKITDSGEGCHHHKEHEGKHVCNQI from the coding sequence ATGATAAAATTAGCAGTACCAACAAGCGGAAATGTTGTCGATAATCATTTTGGACATTGTGATGCGTACACTGTATTTACAGTAAACGCAAATAAAAAGATTGAACAAACTGAAATGTTGCCCTCGCCGAAGGGCTGCGGCTGCAAAAGTAATATTGGAGCTATATTAGAAGAAAAAGGCATTAGTGTAATGCTTGCAGGAAATATGGGAGTTGGGGCATTAAATGTGCTGAAAAATCACGGTATCGAAGTTTATCGTGGCTGTTCAGGCGATGTACTTCAACTTGTCGAAAGCTTTTTGGAAGGTAAAATAACTGATTCGGGGGAGGGCTGTCACCATCACAAAGAACATGAAGGAAAACATGTTTGCAATCAAATATAA
- a CDS encoding glycosyl hydrolase: MIKQSHYIKTLLFSFLMLLSFYVSAQPLVNSNATPEAKKLKAFLDDNYGKKIISGQAFESVGENWLTRISDASHGKQPAILSLDFMNSMPWRVANGAKPDETTELGIDWVKNKGGILEMHWHWDAPKNSNFSTWQAFYTKNTTFDLEYALNNPTSEDYQLLIRDIDIVAGKLLRLQSEGIAVIWRPLHEAEGKWFWWGAKTGTACTQLYRLLYDRLVKHHGINNLIWVWNSYGTTKENWYPGDDVVDIIAWDYPDYNQSSGSWSQYQQLFGSKGKLFALAEDGKLIDPDILAQQPWLYFATWAYMINDPSQQNGKNTAEWIYRVYNDPRVITLDDLQSGPKAYIDAPAIVFDNDGNGKEVVAFSASRSNSPDSQIISYSWTENGVEKATGVEAQIELGLGTHEILLTVTTNTLQIKTARFTVNVKRKSLSLNKPFTVSSTEANLGNTAANAVDGNLATRWSSQYADPQWYQIDLGQIYNIEQVVLVWEAASAKSYTIEVSDDGLNWRMLATKSNMPAGERTDQLSGLSGSGKYIRFNGIERTTTWGYSIFEFEVYGAAPDALNTVDLSKLKLSSTIVNRNESLELFCASEFLPLTYDVFNSAGMLIQRGTISEVKSYILFHNKIAKGVYFITLHNENFKEVLKFITN, from the coding sequence ATGATAAAACAATCGCATTATATAAAAACATTATTATTTAGCTTCTTGATGCTGTTATCATTTTACGTGAGTGCGCAGCCGTTGGTAAATTCAAACGCCACTCCAGAGGCTAAGAAATTAAAAGCTTTTCTGGACGATAATTATGGTAAAAAAATTATCTCAGGTCAGGCTTTTGAAAGTGTCGGCGAAAATTGGTTAACACGTATCAGCGACGCCAGCCACGGTAAGCAACCCGCCATTTTATCGCTTGATTTTATGAACTCCATGCCTTGGCGCGTAGCAAACGGTGCAAAACCAGACGAAACTACAGAATTAGGAATTGACTGGGTAAAAAACAAAGGAGGTATCTTGGAAATGCATTGGCATTGGGACGCTCCCAAAAACAGCAATTTCAGCACTTGGCAAGCCTTTTATACAAAAAACACTACTTTCGACTTAGAGTATGCCTTAAACAATCCAACTAGCGAAGATTATCAGCTTTTGATTCGCGACATCGATATTGTAGCAGGGAAACTATTGCGTCTGCAAAGCGAGGGTATTGCCGTGATTTGGCGGCCATTGCATGAAGCCGAAGGAAAGTGGTTTTGGTGGGGAGCAAAAACTGGAACAGCATGCACCCAGCTTTACCGTCTTCTATACGATCGTTTAGTAAAACATCACGGAATTAATAATCTAATTTGGGTGTGGAACAGCTATGGGACGACCAAAGAAAACTGGTATCCAGGTGACGATGTAGTGGATATCATTGCGTGGGATTATCCAGATTACAACCAAAGCTCGGGATCATGGAGTCAATATCAGCAGCTTTTCGGATCAAAAGGAAAACTTTTTGCTTTGGCAGAAGATGGAAAACTAATTGATCCAGATATTTTAGCACAACAACCCTGGTTGTATTTTGCTACTTGGGCTTATATGATTAATGACCCAAGTCAGCAAAATGGTAAAAATACAGCTGAATGGATTTATAGAGTGTATAACGACCCACGGGTAATTACCCTTGATGATCTGCAATCAGGTCCTAAGGCATACATTGATGCACCGGCTATTGTCTTCGATAACGATGGTAACGGAAAAGAAGTAGTTGCATTCAGTGCTTCGCGCAGCAATAGTCCTGATAGTCAGATAATTTCGTATTCATGGACTGAAAATGGAGTAGAAAAAGCGACAGGCGTAGAAGCACAAATTGAGTTGGGACTGGGAACACACGAAATATTGCTGACTGTTACTACCAATACTTTACAAATCAAAACGGCTCGATTTACAGTGAATGTCAAACGCAAGAGTTTAAGTTTAAATAAACCATTTACCGTATCATCAACTGAAGCTAATCTGGGAAATACAGCAGCCAATGCGGTTGATGGAAATCTAGCTACCCGCTGGTCTAGCCAATATGCCGACCCACAATGGTATCAAATTGATTTAGGGCAGATTTACAATATAGAACAGGTCGTCCTTGTTTGGGAGGCTGCTTCGGCTAAAAGTTACACTATTGAAGTGTCAGATGATGGATTAAATTGGAGAATGCTTGCAACAAAATCGAATATGCCTGCAGGTGAAAGGACTGATCAACTAAGTGGACTGAGTGGCAGCGGTAAGTACATACGATTTAACGGTATTGAAAGAACTACTACTTGGGGGTATTCTATTTTTGAGTTTGAAGTGTATGGAGCTGCACCTGATGCTTTAAATACAGTTGATTTAAGTAAGCTAAAATTATCATCAACCATAGTTAATAGAAATGAAAGTTTGGAGTTATTCTGCGCATCAGAATTCTTACCATTAACTTACGATGTTTTTAATTCAGCAGGTATGCTTATACAGCGGGGTACTATTTCTGAAGTCAAAAGCTATATTTTATTTCATAATAAGATTGCAAAAGGAGTTTACTTTATAACATTACACAATGAAAATTTTAAAGAGGTCTTAAAATTCATTACAAATTAA